The Bradysia coprophila strain Holo2 chromosome IV unlocalized genomic scaffold, BU_Bcop_v1 contig_84, whole genome shotgun sequence genome window below encodes:
- the LOC119072915 gene encoding exocyst complex component 2, with amino-acid sequence MAPQPVVTGLSPKEGPPGTRITIRGEFLGTRASDLVGLTICGSDCLLSAEWKSPNKIVARTGSAKGKGDIIVSTMNGGVGTSTVQFRAYHESIGPMKESAVWIEESPMQSLAWGRRSLAPTGYSQEDPLGLSIEGNEKKITDDLRDIFPDCGGDLSQDNFSPGWFLLEHHNSTSFEDLKAGLSYLRRKVESQRDGQLSFLKANAGSVIDQLDTLMMLRDKFQDDVKLVGNEPVEKLRKAILESIIESKSLFLDVLSRREKADATRAALLALSRHKFLFCLPNSVVKSAKKEEYDIVINDYARAQNLFGKTEVPIFRKVLDEVDLRIVEICKELHKKVVNMPQSVEQQKKFVKALINLSAISSNVSTGQHTKTKFITEDPAWDAIEARAKYLEETYRTTFDQYVSKESQQSTSKSRDNRDSLPHRVQFCDELTEIAAGWIPDLWRLGQSYFTGELRGLTEPKPGNFKKIILTAIEQFCTYIRAAVLSASGSKSLFPPSSLSWPNNSNSAINQFLPWLPHCLRYVRISYATLIRLDLPNEVLDIVQRLIDQIRLFNLITVFKKALDKVKYLEDQETWTMGVSDYAGATLLPSLLEQLIVETLEECHSTCLNPEMREQTILEANSDGQREIAQRLQDILDAFCGVIESLAFQRGDDDVHGMGVSQMIGFPNSSHDNEFKNWGGIVSWEQRLLCCMANCMYCHKIFFPHLGTVFTKFGYPAPMLAIESGKASINGLFNSILETYVEHKSDPLLGTIEPSMYIGRFQWNLVQETGRLRPYAHECYDNLVGVYSEIFTVSPSLLRLVLEPIVQTVAEELARLMSCVQKFNAMGAMQANIDIRLLRDALKLYSNSTAKSFFGEALDAIPKLSPEGEQQVNDMLKLIKGDMKLQLLCFSVQNP; translated from the exons atggcACCCCAACCAGTTGTGACTGGCTTATCGCCGAAAGAAGGACCACCTGGCACACGAATCACTATTCGTGGTGAATTTCTGGGTACTCGAGCGTCGGATTTAGTTG GTCTAACAATTTGTGGGAGTGATTGCCTTCTATCCG CCGAATGGAAGTCACCGAACAAAATAGTCGCTCGGACGGGCTCAGCCAAAGGAAAAGGGGACATCATCGTATCAACCATGAATGGTGGTGTTGGAACGTCTACTGTACAATTTCGAGCCTACCATGAATCCATTGGTCCGATGAAGGAATCCGCAGTTTGGATTGAAGAATCTCCAATGCAATCGCTGGCATGGGGACGAAGATCTTTAGCTCCGACCGGTTATTCACAAGAGGATCCGCTCGGTTTGTCGATCGAAGGCAACGAAAAAAAGATCACCGACGATTTGCGGGACATATTTCCCGATTGTGGTGGCGATCTATCGCAGGACAATTTTTCGCCTGGTTGGTTCCTCTTGGAGCACCACAATTCAACGTCGTTCGAGGATCTAAAGGCTGGATTGTCGTATTTGCGCCGTAAAGTCGAGAGCCAACGAGACGGTCAACTGTCATTTTTAAAAGCTAATGCCGGTTCTGTCATCGATCAGTTAGATACTCTGATGATGCTGCGGGATAAATTTCAAGATGACGTCAAACTCGTCGGAAACGAACCGGTTGAGAAGCTGCGAAAGGCTATCTTAG AGTCCATCATTGAGTCGAAGAGCCTCTTTTTGGACGTACTGTCACGTCGCGAAAAAGCTGATGCCACTCGAGCGGCCTTACTTGCACTCTCTCGACACAAATTCCTGTTCTGCCTACCGAATTCGGTGGTGAAAAGTGCTAAGAAGGAGGAGTATGACATCGTAATCAATGACTATGCCAGGGCACAGAATCTATTCGGTAAAACGGAAGTTCCG ATTTTCAGGAAAGTCTTAGACGAAGTTGACTTGCGGATTGTTGAGATTTGCAAGGAACTTCACAAGAAAGTGGTAAACATGCCACAGAGTGTTGAGCAGCAGAAAAAGTTTGTCAAAGCACTGATCAACCTAAGCGCCATTTCATCCAACGTTTCGACG GGACAACACACGAAGACTAAATTTATCACCGAAGATCCGGCTTGGGATGCCATTGAAGCCCGTGCAAAATATTTGGAAGAAACGTACCGGACCACATTCGACCAGTATGTTTCGAAAGAATCGCAACAAAGCACGTCCAAATCGCGTGACAATCGTGACTCGTTGCCTCATCGAGTGCAATTTTGCGACGAACTCACCGAAATCGCTGCCGGTTGGATTCCGGATCTGTGGCGATTAGGTCAAAGTTATTTTACTGGCGAACTCAGAGGGCTAACAGAACCGAAACCGGgcaattttaagaaaatcatcCTGACGGCTATTGAGCAATTCTGCACTTACATACGAGCAGCCGTTCTGTCAGCATCCGGCTCAAAGTCTCTGTTTCCACCGTCGAGTCTGTCATGGCCTAACAATTCGAATTCGGCAATAAATCAGTTTCTTCCGTGGTTGCCGCACTGTCTCCGATATGTACGGATTTCCTATGCTACACTGATACGACTTGATCTACCTAATGAAGTGCTGGACATAGTTCAGCGACTGATCGATCAGATACGACTGTTCAACTTGATAACGGTCTTCAAGAAGGCATTGGACAAAGTTAAATACCTGGAAGATCAAGAAACGTGGACGATGGGTGTGAGCGACTATGCTGGAGCAACGCTTCTTCCATCGCTACTGGAACAATTGATTGTTGAAACATTGGAAGAGTGTCACAGTACGTGCCTGAATCCGGAAATGAGAGAACAAACGATTTTGGAAGCAAATTCGGATGGGCAACGAGAAATCGCCCAGCGACTTCAAGACATTTTGGACGCATTTTGCGGTGTCATTGAGTCATTGGCGTTCCAACGCGGAGATGATGATGTTCATGGGATGGGTGTGTCACAAATGATTGGATTTCCGAATTCGTCGCATGATAACGAATTCAAGAACTGGGGTGGCATTGTATCATGGGAGCAACGTCTGCTCTGTTGCATGGCCAATTGTATGTAttgtcacaaaatatttttcccgCATCTCGGAACGGTATTCACCAAATTTGGCTATCCGGCGCCTATGCTGGCTATCGAGAGTGGGAAAGCGTCTATCAATGGCTTGTTTAATAGCATCCTTGAGACCTATGTCGAGCACAAGAGTGATCCACTGTTGGGTACCATTGAGCCGTCGATGTACATCGGTCGTTTTCAATGGAATTTGGTGCAAGAAACTGGCAGATTGAGACCATATGCACACGAATGTTACGACAACCTG GTTGGCGTGTATTCGGAAATATTCACCGTATCGCCGAGTCTGTTGCGACTCGTTTTGGAACCCATCGTTCAGACCGTAGCTGAAGAATTGGCTCGCTTAATGAGTTGCGTTCAGAAATTCAACGCAATGGGTGCTATGCAAGCCAACATAGACATTCGACTGTTACGCGATGCTCTCAAATTGTACAGCAACAGCACAGCCAAGTCATTTTTCGGCGAAGCATTGGACGCAATACCGAAACTGTCACCGGAAGGCGAGCAGCAAGTGAACGATATGTTGAAGCTTATCAAAGGTGACATGAAATTGCAATTGTTGTGTTTCTCTGTACAAAATCCGTAA